In the bacterium genome, ATGACGCCGATGTTGGTGACCGGCCCTGGCGCGCCGGCGGCCGGCTTGCGAGAACTCGACGACGCCCCGGTGTCCGTGGACGCGAAGATCAGCCAGAGCAGGCCCACGCCGGCGGCGACGATCGCGCCGAGCAGCGCGAACTGGCGCTGGCGTGGCGTCATCCGCTCGGCCAGTTGCGCGCCGAGGCGGGTGGCCGACTGGCGAAGGGCGGCTGCGGAGGGAGGCAGGGGCGACACCATCACTGGCCTCCGCGG is a window encoding:
- a CDS encoding conjugal transfer protein TraB, whose amino-acid sequence is MVSPLPPSAAALRQSATRLGAQLAERMTPRQRQFALLGAIVAAGVGLLWLIFASTDTGASSSSRKPAAGAPGPVTNIGV